A region from the Salidesulfovibrio onnuriiensis genome encodes:
- a CDS encoding cytochrome c3 family protein, with translation MRTRIFQCAVILAFLLCVGNAYAGVQVPADMLLAAPQAMKAQKAEVPFSHNQHAKAGVECKTCHHTWDGKAEVLKCSSSGCHDQPDKKDKMAFYKAFHGKDEHSCVGCHKAAKKAGNKLAPTACKACHVKK, from the coding sequence ATGAGAACCAGAATATTCCAATGTGCCGTCATACTCGCCTTCCTGCTCTGCGTGGGGAATGCCTATGCGGGCGTGCAGGTACCGGCGGACATGCTCCTGGCCGCTCCCCAAGCCATGAAGGCCCAAAAGGCGGAAGTGCCGTTCTCGCACAATCAGCATGCAAAGGCCGGGGTCGAGTGCAAGACCTGCCACCACACCTGGGACGGCAAGGCCGAAGTGCTCAAGTGTAGCAGCTCCGGCTGCCACGACCAGCCGGACAAGAAGGACAAGATGGCCTTTTACAAGGCGTTTCATGGCAAGGATGAACACAGTTGCGTGGGCTGCCACAAGGCCGCCAAGAAGGCGGGCAACAAGCTGGCCCCCACCGCCTGCAAGGCCTGCCATGTAAAGAAGTAA
- a CDS encoding RelA/SpoT family protein, with the protein MIRINDITDKVASYIDDPDLALIQKAYIFAAQAHDGVVRLSGEPYISHPMSVAYQLAEMQLDEASVAAGLLHDTVEDTDTTIDEIEDLFGEEVADIVDGVTKISKMQFESKAVAQAENMRKMILAMAEDIRVLMVKLADRLHNMRTLGHMKPIKQRMIAQETLDIYAPLGNRLGLHRIKTELEDMCLQYLKPDVYEQLSEAVAKHKSAGQEYIDKVIGLIEDMFTKNKIQGRVYGRTKHLYSTHVKMQQQELSFEEIYDLIAFRIIVPSVKDCYAVLGLIHAEWKPISGRFKDYISIPKANMYQSLHSTVIGPDGERIEVQIRTEEMHQVAEYGVAAHWQYKEVGKGRKKGKSSGQRDAERFTWLRQILDWQRELNDPREFMASLRFDLFQDEVYVFTPSGDIKEMPDGATPVDFAYAIHTQVGDHCAGAKVNGRLVPLHTKLQNGDSVEVITDKNRSPSRDWLKFVHTAKARTRIKQHIRTVERERSLALGKEMLEKEGRRVGVNVQKALKDGSFLDLAKEFNCSCADDLVAQVGYMNLTAKKVLKRLYSLLHDEPEAERIPEKAPEPPKPAAKSKSDGLNISGVDKMLVRFASCCNPLPGDPITGYITRGRGVTIHRVDCHNVKNFEPERLLAVSWEGEEERSYPAKIRIKCHNRLGMLGKICTLLSEAAVNIDSGTFSSQVDGTSLLEFTVEVKDLNQLYSALGKVKNLNAVIEALRVS; encoded by the coding sequence ATGATTCGAATAAATGACATAACCGACAAGGTCGCGAGCTATATCGACGACCCGGACCTCGCCCTGATCCAGAAGGCGTACATCTTTGCGGCCCAGGCCCACGACGGCGTGGTGCGGCTTTCGGGCGAGCCCTATATTTCCCACCCCATGTCCGTGGCCTACCAGCTTGCGGAAATGCAGCTGGACGAGGCCAGCGTGGCGGCCGGGCTCCTGCACGATACCGTGGAGGACACGGACACCACCATCGACGAGATCGAGGATCTCTTCGGCGAGGAAGTGGCCGACATCGTGGACGGGGTGACCAAGATCAGCAAGATGCAGTTCGAGTCCAAGGCCGTGGCCCAGGCCGAGAACATGCGCAAGATGATCCTGGCCATGGCCGAGGATATCCGCGTGCTCATGGTCAAGCTGGCGGACCGGCTGCACAACATGCGCACCCTGGGGCACATGAAGCCCATCAAGCAGCGCATGATCGCCCAGGAAACCCTGGATATCTACGCGCCCCTGGGCAATAGGCTCGGCCTGCACCGCATCAAGACCGAGCTGGAGGACATGTGCCTCCAGTACCTCAAGCCCGACGTCTACGAGCAGCTGAGCGAGGCCGTGGCCAAGCACAAGTCCGCAGGTCAGGAATACATCGACAAGGTTATCGGGCTCATCGAGGACATGTTCACCAAGAACAAGATACAGGGGCGGGTCTACGGACGCACCAAGCACCTGTACAGCACGCACGTGAAGATGCAGCAGCAGGAGCTGAGCTTCGAGGAGATATACGACCTCATCGCCTTCCGCATCATCGTGCCCTCGGTCAAGGACTGCTACGCGGTGCTGGGGCTCATCCACGCCGAATGGAAGCCCATCTCAGGCCGGTTCAAGGACTACATCTCCATTCCCAAGGCCAACATGTACCAGTCCCTGCACTCCACGGTCATCGGGCCGGACGGGGAGCGTATCGAGGTGCAGATCCGTACCGAGGAGATGCACCAGGTGGCGGAATACGGCGTGGCCGCCCACTGGCAGTACAAGGAAGTGGGCAAGGGCAGGAAAAAGGGCAAGAGTTCCGGACAGCGCGACGCCGAGCGTTTTACCTGGCTGCGCCAGATCCTGGACTGGCAGCGCGAGCTCAACGATCCGCGCGAATTCATGGCCTCTCTGCGTTTCGATCTTTTCCAGGACGAGGTCTACGTGTTCACCCCCAGCGGCGATATCAAGGAGATGCCGGACGGGGCCACGCCCGTGGACTTTGCCTACGCCATTCATACCCAGGTGGGGGATCACTGTGCCGGGGCCAAGGTCAACGGCCGCCTGGTGCCGCTGCATACCAAGCTTCAGAACGGCGATTCCGTGGAAGTCATCACGGACAAGAATCGCAGCCCCAGCCGGGACTGGCTCAAGTTCGTCCATACCGCCAAGGCCCGGACCCGCATCAAGCAGCATATCCGCACTGTGGAACGCGAGCGCAGCCTGGCCCTGGGCAAGGAAATGCTGGAAAAGGAAGGCCGCCGTGTGGGCGTCAACGTGCAGAAGGCCTTGAAGGACGGCTCCTTCCTGGATCTGGCCAAGGAGTTCAACTGCTCCTGCGCCGATGATCTCGTGGCTCAGGTCGGGTACATGAACCTGACGGCCAAGAAGGTGCTCAAGCGGCTCTATTCCCTGCTGCACGACGAGCCGGAAGCGGAACGCATTCCGGAAAAGGCTCCCGAACCGCCCAAGCCCGCGGCCAAGTCCAAGTCCGACGGCCTGAACATCAGCGGCGTGGACAAGATGCTGGTCCGTTTCGCCAGCTGCTGCAACCCGCTGCCGGGCGACCCCATCACCGGCTACATCACCAGGGGGCGCGGCGTGACCATCCACCGGGTGGACTGTCATAACGTCAAGAATTTCGAGCCCGAGCGCCTGCTGGCCGTTTCCTGGGAAGGCGAGGAGGAACGGTCCTACCCGGCCAAGATCAGGATCAAGTGCCACAACCGGCTGGGCATGCTGGGCAAGATCTGCACGCTGCTCAGCGAGGCCGCCGTGAACATTGATTCCGGCACGTTTTCCTCCCAGGTGGACGGCACTTCGCTGCTGGAATTCACCGTGGAGGTCAAGGACCTCAACCAGTTGTATTCTGCCCTCGGAAAGGTCAAGAATCTCAACGCGGTTATTGAGGCCCTGCGCGTTTCGTAG
- a CDS encoding PPC domain-containing DNA-binding protein codes for MSKKVLTRLRKGEDLVAELTRVARENNITRGTVQVIGALEKAELGYYNQKTFEYQAHPVDKNVELLAGMGNISLKDGEIFVHLHLTLSDETGAALGGHAMEGCIIFAAEAFLREVKGAPLNRVFDDPTKLFLWG; via the coding sequence ATGAGCAAGAAAGTACTGACCCGCCTGCGCAAGGGCGAAGATCTGGTGGCCGAACTAACCCGGGTCGCCAGGGAAAACAATATCACCCGGGGCACGGTGCAGGTCATCGGCGCCCTGGAAAAGGCCGAACTGGGCTACTACAACCAGAAAACCTTCGAATACCAGGCCCACCCCGTGGACAAGAACGTGGAACTGCTGGCCGGCATGGGCAACATCTCGCTCAAGGACGGCGAGATCTTCGTCCACCTGCACCTGACCCTTTCCGACGAAACCGGCGCGGCCCTGGGCGGCCACGCCATGGAAGGCTGTATCATCTTTGCGGCGGAGGCGTTTCTCCGCGAGGTAAAGGGCGCCCCCCTGAACCGCGTCTTCGACGACCCCACCAAGCTGTTCCTCTGGGGCTAA
- a CDS encoding DEAD/DEAH box helicase, with amino-acid sequence MANGEESVVKQILQDFVNNTIPDYILEMGQSIAAAGGVQKMDLKQRERYWDIDGQVEGEDFQNYSSEIGINLGDRAVNYYCNCPDSFSGVCRHVAATAVKLLKSLDTEQGEDIPAPRTDWHQTFRPFFATELEPESGKHYIIYRIYPELGRLQVAFFRARQNKSGISQVQNEITLQQIVENPEWCETSPFLPRVAGMIGHYLDYWGHKVEIPAGLHSWFFRSIKAEYYLYLRETDQPVRIENKTMQLKLSPRLSEDGLNFDIMLAREDKLPFPITAEDEVYFYGRLPLWVFRKQGFYPVQTGLDPELIQDMVEQQPIIPHSDVSEFLDRVWTKIPQSDLYGHEDFLERLGPIFQAANYNPKLYLDEEGSLLTLKVQNIYENEHGEFVLPGPNPDLQTGSYHIEGKSYLIRREQQEEAILLSELADMGFQPRSNHIWFMEQEEAINFLLDYYPMLIEAYRVFGEKNLTRYKVRNSKPEIVAEVESDEENKWFKLEVSVEYDDQRVPIETIWKAWTSGKRFVQLKDGSYTSLPESWLKRLGYKLKALGYDPEKPPQKEFQQFEVPVLDKILDDIPNAKTDEFFVELRQKIENFKEIRQVNQPKNLNATLRPYQQQGLSYLNFLREYGFGGILADEMGLGKTIQTLSFIQSIAESGKAGPNLIIVPTSVLPNWEREAQKFVPDLTRLTIYGAKREDLFQHIKDSDLIITTYALLRRDLDELLKYKYNAVILDEAQNIKNPNTITARSVRRLDADMKLCLSGTPIENNLFELWSLFEFLMPGFLGSQHSFQRGIVKPIKDGDEDTLNYLRSRVKPFILRRTKSEVAKDLPPKIETTHYCDLIEEQQVLYSALAKKLKDQVLRDVDEKGLAKSQMSILDALLKLRQICCHPRLLKLDIPGIDTNLPSGKFDAFKDLVTDIIEGGHKVLVFSQFVSMLHIIRSWLEIKDMPFCYLDGSSKDRFDQVDRFNDSPDIPIFLISLKAGGTGLNLTSADYVIHYDPWWNPAVENQATDRTHRIGQKRQVFAYKMICQNTVEEKILKLQEMKKDVAEAIIPGQSALKSLTRDDLEMLFEV; translated from the coding sequence ATGGCCAACGGTGAAGAATCAGTTGTCAAACAGATCCTTCAGGATTTCGTGAACAACACCATCCCGGACTACATCCTAGAGATGGGGCAAAGCATCGCCGCCGCGGGCGGGGTCCAGAAGATGGACCTCAAGCAGCGCGAGCGATATTGGGATATCGACGGGCAGGTCGAAGGTGAGGATTTCCAGAATTATTCCTCGGAAATCGGCATCAATCTCGGAGACAGGGCCGTCAACTACTACTGCAACTGCCCGGATTCCTTTTCCGGGGTATGCAGGCACGTGGCCGCCACGGCCGTGAAGCTGCTCAAATCCCTGGACACGGAACAGGGAGAGGACATCCCGGCCCCCCGCACGGACTGGCACCAGACCTTCCGCCCCTTTTTCGCCACCGAGCTGGAGCCGGAGTCTGGCAAACACTACATCATCTACCGCATCTACCCGGAACTGGGCAGGCTGCAGGTAGCCTTTTTCCGCGCCCGCCAGAACAAGTCCGGAATTTCCCAGGTCCAGAACGAAATCACCCTACAGCAGATCGTGGAAAACCCCGAATGGTGCGAAACTTCGCCCTTCCTGCCCCGGGTGGCGGGAATGATCGGCCATTACCTGGACTACTGGGGGCACAAGGTCGAAATCCCCGCAGGCCTGCACTCCTGGTTCTTCCGCTCCATCAAGGCCGAATACTACCTGTACCTGCGCGAAACCGACCAGCCCGTGCGCATCGAAAACAAGACCATGCAGCTCAAGCTCTCGCCGCGCCTTTCCGAGGACGGCCTGAACTTCGACATCATGCTCGCCCGCGAGGACAAGCTCCCCTTCCCCATCACCGCGGAAGACGAGGTATATTTCTACGGCCGCCTGCCCCTGTGGGTGTTCCGCAAGCAGGGCTTCTACCCGGTGCAGACCGGCCTCGACCCAGAACTCATCCAGGACATGGTTGAGCAGCAGCCCATCATCCCGCATTCGGACGTCTCCGAATTCCTGGACCGCGTCTGGACCAAAATCCCGCAGTCCGACCTTTACGGGCACGAGGACTTCCTGGAACGCTTGGGCCCCATTTTCCAGGCAGCCAATTACAACCCCAAGCTCTACCTGGACGAGGAAGGCAGCCTGCTGACCCTCAAGGTCCAGAACATCTACGAAAACGAGCACGGCGAATTCGTCCTGCCCGGCCCCAACCCGGACCTGCAGACCGGCAGCTACCACATAGAGGGCAAGAGCTACCTCATCCGCCGCGAGCAGCAGGAGGAAGCCATACTGCTGTCCGAACTGGCGGACATGGGCTTCCAGCCGCGCAGCAACCACATCTGGTTCATGGAGCAGGAAGAGGCCATCAACTTCCTGCTGGACTACTACCCCATGCTCATCGAGGCCTACCGGGTCTTCGGCGAAAAGAACCTGACCCGCTACAAGGTCCGCAACTCCAAGCCCGAAATCGTGGCCGAGGTGGAGTCCGACGAAGAAAACAAGTGGTTCAAGCTGGAAGTGTCCGTGGAATACGACGACCAGCGGGTGCCCATCGAAACCATCTGGAAGGCATGGACCAGCGGCAAGCGCTTCGTGCAGCTCAAGGACGGTTCCTACACCAGCCTGCCCGAAAGCTGGCTCAAGCGCCTGGGCTACAAGCTCAAGGCCCTGGGATACGACCCGGAAAAGCCGCCGCAGAAGGAATTCCAGCAGTTCGAGGTGCCGGTCCTGGACAAGATCCTGGACGACATTCCGAACGCCAAGACCGACGAATTCTTTGTGGAGCTGCGCCAGAAGATAGAAAACTTCAAGGAAATAAGACAGGTAAATCAGCCAAAGAATCTCAACGCAACCCTGCGCCCCTACCAGCAGCAGGGTCTAAGCTACCTGAACTTCCTGCGCGAATACGGGTTCGGCGGCATCCTGGCCGACGAAATGGGGCTTGGAAAAACCATCCAGACCCTGTCCTTCATCCAGTCCATTGCCGAGTCCGGCAAGGCCGGCCCAAACCTGATCATCGTCCCCACCTCGGTGCTGCCCAACTGGGAGCGCGAGGCCCAGAAGTTCGTGCCCGACCTCACCAGGCTGACCATCTACGGCGCCAAGCGTGAGGATCTGTTCCAGCACATCAAGGACTCGGACCTGATCATCACCACGTATGCGCTCCTGCGCCGCGACCTGGATGAACTGCTCAAGTACAAATACAACGCGGTGATCCTGGACGAGGCCCAGAACATCAAGAACCCGAACACCATCACGGCCCGTTCCGTGCGCAGGCTGGATGCGGACATGAAGCTCTGCCTGTCCGGTACGCCCATCGAGAACAACCTGTTCGAGCTGTGGTCCCTGTTCGAATTCCTCATGCCCGGCTTCCTGGGGTCCCAGCACTCCTTCCAGCGCGGCATCGTCAAGCCCATCAAGGACGGCGACGAGGACACCCTCAACTACCTGCGCTCGCGCGTGAAGCCCTTCATCCTGCGCCGCACCAAGTCCGAAGTGGCCAAGGACCTGCCGCCCAAGATCGAGACCACGCATTACTGCGACCTCATCGAGGAACAGCAGGTGCTTTATAGCGCCCTGGCCAAGAAGCTCAAGGACCAGGTGCTCAGGGACGTGGACGAAAAGGGCTTGGCCAAGAGCCAGATGTCCATTCTGGACGCCCTGCTCAAGCTGCGGCAGATCTGCTGCCACCCGCGCCTGCTGAAGCTGGACATCCCGGGCATCGACACCAACCTGCCCTCGGGCAAGTTCGACGCCTTCAAGGATCTGGTCACGGACATCATCGAAGGCGGCCACAAGGTGCTGGTCTTCTCCCAGTTCGTGTCCATGCTGCACATCATCCGCTCCTGGCTGGAGATCAAGGACATGCCCTTCTGCTACCTGGACGGCTCCTCCAAGGACCGTTTTGACCAGGTGGACCGTTTCAACGACTCCCCGGACATCCCGATCTTCCTCATCTCGCTCAAGGCTGGCGGCACCGGCCTGAACCTGACCTCGGCCGACTACGTCATCCACTACGACCCGTGGTGGAACCCGGCCGTGGAAAACCAGGCCACCGACCGGACGCACCGCATCGGCCAGAAGCGGCAGGTCTTCGCCTACAAGATGATCTGCCAGAACACGGTGGAGGAAAAGATCCTCAAGCTGCAGGAAATGAAGAAGGATGTGGCCGAGGCCATCATCCCGGGGCAATCCGCGCTCAAGAGCCTGACGCGCGACGACCTGGAAATGCTCTTCGAGGTTTAG
- a CDS encoding peptide-binding protein, producing the protein MKVAKLILIFIIPLLCVGCGDSANDSGRQVKRVDISSVKIPDTPEYGGQLVEPVIGDFTNFIPYLSSDSGSHDVTSKVYVAPLQYNKDIELVPWAAESFEVLDNGKHLRFKLREDIRWFDGEPLTAEDVEFTYKLLIDPKTPTAYSGDWKAIKEFRRTGRYSFEVFYDKPYARSLVTWAMEILPKHALENEDISNTRYSREPLGAGAYKLKEWIPGRRAVLEANPDYFQGKPYIDSLVYRNVSDISTQFLELKAGNVDMMGLTPLQYLRQTVGSEWAGYNKYKYLSFGYSFLAYNLRHPFFQDVRVRQALDYAIDKQEIVKGVLMGLGIPAVGPYKPGTWVYNDKIRDRGYHPEKARELLAQAGWKDTDGDGLLDKDGKPFYFTILTNQGNSQRVKCSVIIQERLRDIGIKVDIRVVEWAAFINEFMDKGRFDAIVLGLSITQDPDLHTVWHSSRMTPNGLNFIGYKNEELDRLIEAGRHTLDQDERKKIYDRAQEILFEEQPYCFLYVPYSLPIVNGKVQGVKPAPAGIGYNYTEWWIPKVLQLRR; encoded by the coding sequence ATGAAAGTAGCAAAGCTCATACTCATATTTATCATTCCCTTGCTGTGCGTCGGTTGCGGCGATTCCGCCAATGATTCCGGCAGGCAGGTGAAACGGGTCGACATCTCCTCGGTGAAGATTCCCGACACCCCGGAATACGGGGGGCAGCTGGTGGAACCCGTGATCGGCGATTTCACCAACTTTATTCCCTATCTCTCCTCGGACAGCGGTTCCCATGACGTCACTTCCAAGGTCTACGTTGCGCCTCTCCAGTACAACAAGGACATTGAGTTGGTGCCCTGGGCCGCGGAGTCCTTTGAGGTGTTGGACAACGGCAAGCATCTCCGGTTCAAGCTTAGAGAGGATATCCGCTGGTTCGACGGGGAGCCGCTTACGGCCGAGGACGTGGAGTTTACCTACAAGCTGCTCATCGATCCCAAGACGCCCACGGCCTATTCCGGGGACTGGAAGGCCATCAAGGAGTTCCGCCGCACCGGCAGGTATTCCTTCGAGGTCTTTTACGATAAGCCCTATGCCCGTTCCCTGGTCACCTGGGCCATGGAGATTCTTCCCAAGCATGCCCTGGAGAACGAGGATATTTCCAACACCCGGTACAGCCGCGAGCCCCTGGGGGCCGGGGCGTACAAGCTCAAGGAATGGATTCCGGGCAGGCGGGCCGTGCTGGAGGCCAACCCGGACTATTTCCAGGGCAAGCCCTACATCGATTCCCTGGTCTACAGAAACGTGAGCGACATCTCCACCCAGTTCCTGGAGCTCAAGGCGGGCAACGTGGACATGATGGGCCTGACACCGCTGCAGTACCTGCGTCAGACCGTGGGCAGCGAGTGGGCCGGCTACAACAAGTACAAGTATCTTTCCTTCGGCTATTCCTTTCTGGCCTACAATCTCAGGCACCCCTTCTTCCAGGACGTGCGCGTTCGCCAGGCCTTGGATTACGCAATCGACAAGCAGGAGATCGTCAAGGGCGTACTCATGGGGCTGGGCATTCCGGCCGTGGGGCCGTACAAGCCCGGAACCTGGGTGTATAACGACAAGATCCGGGACCGGGGATATCACCCGGAAAAGGCCCGTGAACTGCTGGCCCAGGCGGGCTGGAAGGATACGGACGGCGACGGATTGCTGGACAAAGACGGAAAGCCGTTTTATTTCACCATTCTGACCAATCAGGGCAACTCTCAGCGCGTCAAGTGCAGTGTCATCATCCAGGAGAGGTTGCGGGATATCGGCATCAAGGTGGATATCCGAGTGGTGGAGTGGGCCGCGTTCATCAACGAATTCATGGACAAGGGGCGGTTCGACGCCATTGTCCTGGGGTTGAGCATCACCCAGGATCCGGACCTGCACACGGTCTGGCATTCCTCCCGGATGACGCCCAACGGCCTCAATTTCATCGGGTACAAGAACGAGGAATTGGACAGGCTTATCGAGGCGGGGCGGCACACCTTGGATCAGGACGAGCGCAAGAAGATTTATGACCGGGCGCAGGAAATTCTTTTCGAGGAACAGCCTTACTGCTTCCTGTATGTCCCGTATTCCCTGCCCATCGTGAACGGCAAGGTGCAGGGCGTCAAACCGGCTCCGGCCGGCATCGGCTACAACTACACCGAGTGGTGGATACCCAAGGTGCTGCAACTGCGGCGCTGA
- a CDS encoding amino acid ABC transporter permease: MLKRHFEKKWVQNGALLLMLGLLVYYFGFIFEFKYDFNWTILYKETQYGFMSDYLVNGLNLTITISLYSAILALGLGTVFGLARLSKFKPVYWFATCYVELFRNTPMLIQLFFWNFALPYAFPEEIRFKLFELNFEFWVAVGGLGIFTSAFMAEIIRSGIQSVPKGLLEASYSSGLSFGQTLRRIILPLAFREIIPPLGSEFLNNMKNSSLAQTIGVMEVFWAIKEVSSLTYHSFEALTAGTVIYTTLSLFIAGFMALINAKLKIVPKGQENTLRKVADLLFAPFGMAYRRASRTKRRIARKRAASKTLSPAERMMQLAWKGFVLSARGAFLLFLAVLLYKTTMALLGFNWEVIFKSLKTLLIWRFPDGAETEFFYGLGGLSVSILMAVFSISGSFLIGLFVGMGRTSTLKFIRIPCTAYIELIRANPLLIVITWVFFLIPVMFKFELKAFWAGTWALTIFFGAYIAEIVRAGIQNIPPGQVEAAKSTGLSYFQTMRKIVLPQALKQMLPALVGMFIADFKDTSLVYTIGVMDLTRAAYAINNRTMIYPFEIYTTVAFLYFVCCFCMSKYAAHLERKLSPEQVRLDM, from the coding sequence ATGCTCAAACGCCATTTTGAAAAAAAATGGGTCCAGAACGGGGCCCTGTTGCTCATGCTCGGCCTGCTGGTCTACTATTTCGGGTTCATCTTCGAATTCAAGTATGACTTCAACTGGACCATCCTGTACAAGGAGACCCAGTACGGCTTCATGAGCGACTACCTGGTCAACGGCCTGAACCTGACCATCACCATTTCACTGTACTCCGCCATCCTCGCACTCGGTCTGGGCACCGTTTTCGGGCTGGCCCGGCTCTCCAAGTTCAAGCCGGTCTACTGGTTCGCCACCTGCTATGTTGAGCTGTTCCGCAACACCCCCATGCTCATCCAGCTCTTCTTCTGGAACTTCGCCCTGCCCTACGCCTTTCCGGAAGAAATCCGCTTCAAGCTCTTCGAACTGAATTTCGAGTTCTGGGTCGCCGTGGGCGGCCTGGGCATCTTCACCAGCGCCTTCATGGCCGAGATCATACGCTCGGGCATCCAGTCCGTGCCCAAGGGGCTGCTGGAAGCGTCCTATTCCTCCGGCCTGAGTTTCGGCCAGACCCTGCGCAGGATCATTCTTCCCCTGGCCTTCCGGGAAATCATCCCGCCCCTGGGCAGCGAATTCCTCAACAACATGAAAAACTCCTCCCTGGCGCAGACCATCGGCGTCATGGAAGTCTTCTGGGCCATCAAGGAAGTTTCCTCGCTGACCTATCACAGCTTCGAAGCCCTCACGGCGGGCACGGTCATCTACACCACCCTGTCGCTGTTCATCGCCGGTTTCATGGCCCTGATCAACGCCAAGCTCAAGATCGTACCCAAGGGACAGGAGAACACCCTCCGCAAAGTTGCAGACCTGCTATTCGCTCCCTTCGGCATGGCCTACCGCCGCGCCTCGCGCACCAAACGCAGAATCGCCCGCAAACGCGCCGCATCCAAGACCCTCTCCCCGGCGGAACGCATGATGCAGCTCGCCTGGAAAGGGTTCGTTCTCAGCGCCCGGGGAGCCTTTCTGCTATTCCTCGCCGTCCTGCTCTACAAGACGACCATGGCCCTGCTGGGATTCAACTGGGAAGTCATATTCAAGAGCTTAAAAACCTTACTCATCTGGCGTTTTCCGGATGGCGCGGAGACCGAATTCTTCTACGGCCTGGGCGGTCTGTCCGTGTCCATTCTCATGGCGGTGTTCTCCATCTCCGGCAGTTTCCTCATCGGGCTCTTCGTGGGCATGGGCCGCACATCCACGCTCAAGTTCATCCGCATCCCGTGCACGGCCTATATCGAACTGATCCGGGCCAACCCCCTGCTCATCGTCATCACTTGGGTCTTCTTCCTGATCCCGGTCATGTTCAAGTTCGAACTCAAGGCGTTCTGGGCCGGCACCTGGGCCTTAACCATTTTCTTCGGGGCCTACATAGCGGAAATCGTCCGGGCGGGTATTCAGAACATTCCCCCGGGCCAGGTGGAGGCCGCCAAGTCCACGGGGCTGAGCTACTTCCAGACCATGCGCAAGATCGTCCTGCCCCAGGCGCTGAAGCAGATGCTTCCGGCCCTGGTGGGCATGTTCATCGCCGACTTCAAGGACACCTCGCTGGTATATACCATCGGCGTCATGGACCTGACCCGCGCGGCCTACGCCATTAACAACCGGACCATGATCTACCCGTTCGAGATCTACACCACAGTGGCCTTCCTCTACTTTGTCTGCTGCTTCTGCATGAGCAAGTACGCCGCCCACCTGGAAAGAAAACTCAGTCCCGAGCAGGTTCGCCTGGACATGTAA